One segment of Lepus europaeus isolate LE1 chromosome 16, mLepTim1.pri, whole genome shotgun sequence DNA contains the following:
- the LOC133775285 gene encoding ATP-binding cassette sub-family E member 1-like — protein MADKLTRIAIVNHDKCKPKKCRQECKKSCPVVRMGKLCIEVTPQSKIAWISETLCIGCGICIKKCPFGALSIVNLPSNLEKETTHRYCANAFKLHRLPIPRPGEVLGLVGTNGIGKSTALKILAGKQKPNLGKYDDPPDWQEILTYFRGSELQNYFTKILEDDLKAIIKPQYVDQIPKAAKGTVGSILDRKDETKTQAIVCQQLDLTHLKERNVEDLSGGELQRFACAVVCIQKADIFMFDEPASYLDVKQRLKAAITIRSLINPDRYIIVVEHDLSVLDYLSDFICCLYGVPSAYGVVTMPFSVREGINIFLNGYVPTENLRFRDASLVFKVAETANEEEVKKMCMYKYPGMKKKMGEFELAIVAGEFTDSEIMVMLGENGTGKTTFIRMLAGRLKPDEGGEVPVLNVGYKPQKISPTSTGSVRQLLHEKIRDACTHPQFVTDVMKPLQIENIIDQEVQTLSGGELQRVALALCLGKPADVYLIDEPSAYLDSEQRLMAARVVKRFILHAKKTAFVVEHDFIMATYLADRVIVFDGVPSKNTVANSPQTLLAGMNKFLSQLEITFRRDPNNYRPRINKLNSIKDVEQKKSGNYFFLDD, from the coding sequence ATGGCGGACAAATTAACGAGAATTGCTATTGTCAACCATGACAAGTGTAAACCTAAGAAATGTCGACAAGAGTGCAAAAAGAGTTGCCCTGTGGTTCGAATGGGAAAATTATGCATAGAGGTTACACCCCAGAGCAAAATAGCATGGATTTCTGAAACTCTTTGTATTGGTTGTGGTATTTGTATTAAGAAATGCCCCTTTGGCGCCTTATCAATTGTCAATTTACCAAGCAACttggaaaaagaaacaacacatcGGTATTGTGCCAATGCCTTCAAACTTCACAGGTTACCTATCCCTCGTCCAGGTGAAGTTTTGGGATTAGTTGGAACTAATGGTATTGGAAAGTCaactgctttaaaaattttagcaGGGAAGCAAAAGCCAAACCTTGGAAAGTATGATGATCCTCCTGACTGGCAAGAAATTTTGACTTATTTCCGCGGCTCTGAGTTACAGAATTACTTTACCAAGATTCTGGAAGATGACCTGAAAGCCATTATCAAACCTCAGTATGTAGATCAGATTCCAAAGGCTGCAAAGGGAACAGTGGGGTCTATTTTGGACAGAAAGGATGAAACAAAGACACAGGCAATTGTATGTCAACAGCTTGATTTAACCCACCTAAAAGAACGAAATGTTGAAGATCTTTCAGGAGGAGAATTGCAGAGATTTGCTTGTGCTGTTGTTTGCATACAGAAAGCCGATATTTTCATGTTTGATGAACCTGCTAGTTACTTAGATGTCAAGCAGCGATTAAAGGCTGCTATTACTATACGATCTTTAATAAACCCAGATAGGTACATCATTGTGGTGGAGCATGATCTAAGTGTATTAGACTATCTCTCTGACTTCATCTGCTGTTTATATGGTGTACCAAGCGCTTATGGTgttgtaactatgccttttagTGTTAGAGAAGGCATAAACATTTTCTTGAATGGCTACGTTCCAACAGAAAACTTGAGATTCAGAGATGCATCGCTTGTTTTTAAAGTGGCTGAGACAGCAAATGAAGAAGAAGTTAAAAAgatgtgtatgtataaatatcCGGGGATGAAGAAAAAGATGGGAGAGTTTGAGCTAGCAATTGTAGCTGGAGAGTTCACGGATTCTGAAATCATGGTGATGCTTGGGGAAAATGGTACAGGCAAAACGACATTCATCAGAATGCTTGCTGGAAGGCTTAAACCTGATGAAGGAGGAGAAGTGCCAGTTCTAAATGTCGGTTATAAGCCACAAAAGATCAGTCCCACATCAACTGGAAGTGTTCGCCAGTTATTACATGAAAAGATAAGAGATGCTTGCACTCATCCGCAGTTTGTGACTGATGTAATGAAGCCTCTGCAGATTGAAAACATCATTGATCAAGAGGTACAAACATTATCTGGAGGAGAACTACAGCGAGTAGCTTTAGCTCTTTGCTTGGGCAAACCTGCTGATGTCTATTTAATTGATGAGCCATCTGCATATTTGGATTCTGAGCAAAGATTGATGGCAGCTCGAGTTGTCAAACGTTTCATACTCCATGCGAAGAAGACAGCCTTTGTTGTGGAACATGACTTCATCATGGCCACCTATCTAGCAGATCGAGTCATCGTTTTTGATGGTGTCCCATCTAAGAACACTGTTGCAAATAGTCCTCAAACCCTTTTGGCCGGCATGAATAAATTTTTGTCTCAGCTTGAAATTACATTCAGAAGAGATCCAAACAACTACAGACCACGAATAAACAAACTCAACTCAATTAAGGATGTAGAACAGAAGAAGAGTGGAAACTACTTTTTCTTGGATGATTAG